CTGTCTCTACTGAAACTGACAAGCGGAGAGTTAAAGGGGCACAGTCTCCTTGGATCTAGCCTCAGTTGCTGGAAGGCCGGGAGGTAGATGATGTCTGCGGAGCTGCCATTGTCGACGAGGATCCTTTTGGTATTGAATCCTTCTATATTCAGCATTATGACCAAAGGATCGTTGTGGGGCTGCTTCACTCCCATGGCGTCTCCTTCCTTAAAGGATATGTCCTGGTATGTTCGTCGGTGCTTAGATGGAGGTATGGCGTGGACACTATTTACCTGTCTCTGGTATGCCTTCTTGAATGATTTAAACAATCCTCCTAAAAACAGCCCTCCTGTAATCGTctttatctccccgatcacctTGTGTGGAGGCTGGGACGGACGGTCGTCATCCCGGGAAAAGGACTCATACTGGATTTTATTGTCATCCTTGAATTTActatattctcctttcttcacatatttctgtAACTTCCCTTTCCGTATTAACTCCTTCATCTGCTCCTTTAGGTCTCTGCAATCTTCTGTGTTGTGGCCGTGATCTTTGTGGAACCGGCAGTACTTGTTCTTGTCACGGACATTAGGGGATGAGTGCAATGGTctgggccatttgagataatgcccgtccttgatctgcgtgaaaattttgtcaacaggcataaccaaagGAGTAAATCTTACTGTCTGAGGACTTTTATCATCTTTCCTCCTATTCCCGTCATTGTTCCGACAATCCAGTTGCTCTCTCTTCTGCCCCCTATGGTCGTCTTCTTTCTTTGCCTTATCGCCTAGCTTCTCGGCATCCTTTATGGCTGCTAAAGTatcttcagcattcatgtacttctgtgcTTTCAGGAGCATTTCTGCCATCGTCTTTAGTGGGTTCTTTGCAAGGGAGGCCACGAGATCTCTGGACCTCAGCCCCGCCTTGAAGGTCGTCAACTGTACCTTGTCATCGGCTTTGTCCACCTCCAGAGTCTCCCGAGTGAAGCGTTTGACATACGACCTCAGAGTttccttctctccctgtctTATGGTGAGTAAGTAGTCTGCCGGCCTTCTTGGACGTTGCCCCCCTATGAAATGGAGCAAGAAGGCACTACTCAACTGATCGAAGTTGTCTACGGACGAGGTCGGCAACTTCGTGAACCATTCTCTTGtagctcctttgagagtggtgGGAAAGGAACGACACAGTATCTCGACAGGTGGTTGTTGAAGACCTAGAGtcgtcttaaaggtattaagGTGATCCTGAGGGTCTCTGAGTCCGTCGAACGGCTCAAGTTGAGGTAAGCGGAACTTTGACGGTACAGGGCATTCAAGTACCGTAGTGGTGAAAGGCGAATCTGTAGCCCTTACCATTCTGTCTACACTTCAGTCCGTCTTCTCCTTAATGGCACTTCTCTGttcgtccatctccttcctcatttcTCGAAGGAGATCTGAGTTCTGCTCGTCCGGAGTAGTTGGCCTCTGAGGGGTACCTCTCCTGTGGCTATCCCCTTCTCCTTCCAGGTTACCCTTGGACTAGTTTTCTTCCTGTTGAGCCTGTTGAACCTGCTGGAGTCGTAACTTCATTTcctggttttgtttggtgagttcttcaatggtggctgcaagggCTTGAACTTGCTGGGCCAAGGTTACTAAATCTGGGTTGGATTCCATTTGAATGTAGAGGGTTGATGGAAACTacgttttcaaatatgaatctgaaaatgtcgtccccacagacggtgccaaactgatgaagcgTGAGTTCGTCAGTCAAAGTGGGCATATGGAACTCCTTGTCGATGCGAATGTATCCTCTATAAGGGTCACCGGTGTGATGCTTGCCACAACGCCTttgatgccaaagtcagaataATGA
The sequence above is drawn from the Quercus lobata isolate SW786 chromosome 12, ValleyOak3.0 Primary Assembly, whole genome shotgun sequence genome and encodes:
- the LOC115970368 gene encoding uncharacterized protein LOC115970368 is translated as MVRATDSPFTTTVLECPVPSKFRLPQLEPFDGLRDPQDHLNTFKTTLGLQQPPVEILCRSFPTTLKGATREWFTKLPTSSVDNFDQLSSAFLLHFIGGQRPRRPADYLLTIRQGEKETLRSYVKRFTRETLEVDKADDKVQLTTFKAGLRSRDLVASLAKNPLKTMAEMLLKAQKYMNAEDTLAAIKDAEKLGDKAKKEDDHRGQKREQLDCRNNDGNRRKDDKSPQTNKYCRFHKDHGHNTEDCRDLKEQMKELIRKGKLQKYVKKGEYSKFKDDNKIQYESFSRDDDRPSQPPHKVIGEIKTITGGLFLGGLFKSFKKAYQRQVNSVHAIPPSKHRRTYQDISFKEGDAMGVKQPHNDPLVIMLNIEGFNTKRILVDNGSSADIIYLPAFQQLRLDPRRLCPFNSPLVSFSRDRLTRQLDFLVVDCPSSYNVIIGRPTLNKWKAATSTYCLKVKFPTDNGVGKVKGDQVLAKECYQAVLAVKENHTWMIEEKEEDRMKALETVELIEGEANKTTKIGTTLSPEMKTRLIRFLKENLDVFVWSHEDMLGIDPEVIQHKLNVNSKRKPVQQRRRTFASERDQAVVKEVTKLLTVGFIREVYYPEWLVNVVLVKKANGNVCNPQKTPDEAESK